Within the Thalassoglobus sp. JC818 genome, the region ACGAGAGAGAGTCCCGGTCGCGTCTTCATCAATGAGTCCGAACTTGTCGGGAAGAAGAGCCGCTTCCGATTCGTCGATGCTGACTTCTTTGTCTCCATTCTTGTCATGCCGCCGAAGAATCCAATCAGCGTATTTCTCTTCATCAATCCGCATGTCTGAGTGCGGATAGCCGGTGACACCTCCCTGATCTTTGGCCCAACGCATGACAGGCACTGTCCAAGTCGGCCAACCGTCGGTTGTCCCGTTCGTCCCGGGATAAACCTGATCGGAAAGGTTGAGGAGACAGACGTGACCGAGGGCTGCCGAACCGAAACCACTGATCTCCAGATCGTATTTCAGTAGCGTCATCGGTTCGCTGACGAGGTCAGCCTGAGGTGAGAAATACCGCCGCTGAAAATCAAAGCAGGGGCCCCACGTCAAAACACAGCCGACGTTTAACCCTTCTCCCTTCACCTGACGAAACATGTCGACCGGAGAAACGCCTTGTGTCGGATCTTGATAATGCGAACACCCAGCTCCGTGAATGTGATGATCTCCGCTATAAAATCCGAACTCCATCGGATTCACCCATCTCTGAAGATGAACTTCGACTGTGTTTTCTTGTTGCGGATCAATTGTGACCTGTTGCTTTTGAACGACATATTCCGGTCCACGCGAACTTATGATTGAGTATTCGCCGGGAGCGAGGCGGATCGATTCTCCATCATGTCGATAGATCTGCTCCTGAAAGAAGAAATCTGGAGCCAGCCGCTTCGGTTGCGGCGGAAGAACTCGTCCCTTTGCGTCGCGAATCATTAACCTTGCTGTCGTAGGCGTTCCATCTTCATCATGAATGGATAGACGAACCGGCACCGCAGGTTGACATTCGAAGAGTATCGGAATCTCCCCGCGAAAGCCCAGATCCTGAGTTCCCTGACCGACATCGAATGCGAGCGTCGCTTCGCGTTTTCCTTCCTCGGAACAGTAAGCCAGCAGCAAAACATATTCGACTTCGAGCCCACTTAGTCGATCCGTCAACGGAGGATCATCGAAGAGTTCGAACTGGAAAATCCTCTCGGATGCTGAGTCATTCGAGCTGGTCGGACTGGTTTCCTGCGAGTCGGAATCACCGAGATGTTCCTGTTGCTGTCGCTGCAGAATGAATGGTGAGACACCGGAGTAGACATTCCCCGACTGAGGTGAAGAGACTCTTAAGCGCTCCGTGAGTGTTGACTCGTTGATGACTTTGACCAGAAACGGCTGATAGCCATGTTGTGTGAGGACCGCCTTTTTTGGTCCGCGAGTCACCTTCACCCGATACTCCGGATTCAAGTGGACAGCCAGTAGAACTTCGGAATCGAGAAGTTCCTGAATCCGCAACGAATCACGGCTCTCAACAGCTTTCTTGAGTTCGTTGAGAAGCGCTTCTGGAAACGGGTCTCCGATCGCCTCTCGGCACTCAATGAGCCGCGCCACATTCGCCGCCAGCGGTTGGCCATCAACGCTCAGAACGGGGATCTCAGCAAAACCTTTCTGAAAAGTGAGGCTGCCGAGAAGAAGTACTGCCACAAGTAGCCGTCGAATTTGTATGACCATTACGACCCATCCAAACTGAAAGTCTATCTAAGGGTTAGTTCTAGTCGATTTCGCCGCTCGAATGAATTCTGTTGCCATTTGGTGAGATTTCAGGGCTCGTGAGTTACTCCGTGAGTTCCGTGGTCCGATGCCTCAGCCTGTGTCGATTTGTGGAGAAATTGCATCAAATCAAACCCCCGTATCCGCATGTCAGGGAGGTCCTAAGTTTTTTGAGAATTGACTCTTTGCCCATTTCAAAATCCTCTCGCATAGTTGGGCAAGTTTGCAAACCCACGTGCTTCCACTGCAGGGAAGACATTTGTGAGAGAGAAAAAGAGCAATCAATAACTAAGAAGAATTGTGGGTGAAGAATGAAAAAATTTATGGCCGCATGGTCCATCGTCATGATGATGGGCATGCTTTCTCAAGCGGAAGCGGGATTCTTCTCGTTTAGCGGGGAGTTCCAAACAGATGACACTGTTCAGCTGTTCAACTTCACGCTGAATTCCGCTTCGGACGTGACTCTGCAGTCGTTCGGTTACGCCGGCGGAACACAAGCTGACGGAAACGTTGTTTCCGCTGGTGGTTTCGATCCGATCCTGTACTTGTTCGATTCCAGTGGAAACGTGATCGACTTCAATGACGATGGCGGATTCCCAGATGTGAATATCGATCCAGTCACAGGCAGCACCTACGACGTTTACATGGAAATCCTCGGTCTTGGACCAGGAAACTACACTGTGGCATTGTCGCAGTACGACAACTTCCTGAACGGCGGAATTGCTGGAAACCTTTCAGATGGATTCGCCTTCACTGGAGATCCAGAGTTCACTCAGAAGTTCACTGGAAACTCCTCCGGAAAGTTCTGGGATGTCAACGGATTTGCTCGTAACGGACAATTCGCGTTCGACATCGTTGGAGTCGACTCAGCTTCATTGCAGTCAGTTCCAGAACCTTCTTCACTGGCGCTCGTGACCCTCGGTCTGGCATCTGCCGGAGTGATTCGTCGCAAACGACGCAACCAGGCCAACGCCTGATAAGACCCAGCTCGATACACAATGATCGAGCAAAAGCACAGTGAGACTGAGAAGCGAAGAGTCAATTGGCTCTTCGCTTCTTTCGTTTCATAACTTCGTTCGCAAGCTCATACGAGACACATGGGAAGCCGCAGAACCGGTTATGCTGACGTCGGTACAGTGAAGTATTTCTCAACAAGTTCTTCCGAAGGCTTGGGAGTCAGCGGAGTGATGATCAGGACAGCGAGCAATGAAGCTGTGAGACCAATGACGACTGGAGAAAGCCCGAATAGATTGATGGGATTCGTGAACTCGCCACCTCTCAGCCAACTGGCGATGTGCATCAACAGATGTGCTCCGAACCCCACAAGCATGCTTCCCAGACAGCCCCATACGTTCGCACGCTTCCAGTAGAGAAGTGCCACGACAGGGAAAAGAAAACATGCTGCCAGTCCGCTTCCGACATACACAATAATGTCTTGCAGGAACTTCGGCGGGTTGATGGCAAAGAACATGGCAATCGAACCGATGACTAATGTCGTCAGGTAGCTCAACCGTTTCACTGTTTTGACGCTGGCCGATGGGTGAATGTTTCGCTGATACAAGTCTCGGACAAGGGCAGAAGAAATCACGAGCAGGAAGCTGTCGACAGTCGACATCACGGCGGCAAACGGAGCAGCGATCAACAGCCCGGCTAGCCATCCGTGTCCAACTCCTTCGGTCAGAGTAACTGCCATGGCAGGCATAATCTGGTCTGCTTCATTCTCCATTCCCGGCAGCAAAATTCGGGAGTAGCAGAAAATCATGACGAG harbors:
- a CDS encoding CehA/McbA family metallohydrolase; protein product: MVIQIRRLLVAVLLLGSLTFQKGFAEIPVLSVDGQPLAANVARLIECREAIGDPFPEALLNELKKAVESRDSLRIQELLDSEVLLAVHLNPEYRVKVTRGPKKAVLTQHGYQPFLVKVINESTLTERLRVSSPQSGNVYSGVSPFILQRQQQEHLGDSDSQETSPTSSNDSASERIFQFELFDDPPLTDRLSGLEVEYVLLLAYCSEEGKREATLAFDVGQGTQDLGFRGEIPILFECQPAVPVRLSIHDEDGTPTTARLMIRDAKGRVLPPQPKRLAPDFFFQEQIYRHDGESIRLAPGEYSIISSRGPEYVVQKQQVTIDPQQENTVEVHLQRWVNPMEFGFYSGDHHIHGAGCSHYQDPTQGVSPVDMFRQVKGEGLNVGCVLTWGPCFDFQRRYFSPQADLVSEPMTLLKYDLEISGFGSAALGHVCLLNLSDQVYPGTNGTTDGWPTWTVPVMRWAKDQGGVTGYPHSDMRIDEEKYADWILRRHDKNGDKEVSIDESEAALLPDKFGLIDEDATGTLSRAEIVRVADRAANTLPNLVLPSMNGSGAMEIFVSASEGVCDFTSAMDTGRIGEWNTWYHLLNCGLPIKLSGETDFPCMSSRRVGQGRVYVNLGEEERQQIQFSDWCEGLAAGRSYVSDGYAHALKFEVSGVEPGTGALLLKGPSVVLVEGLVSFAPETPVAVAYGTQPNSDGRREVGDTRILHGTRSNQTIQGGDRRVEVVRNGEVVASQVVPADGKPHRIALSVNVYQSSWIALRHFPQLHTNPVDVIVSNEPIRSSEESAEWCAQSVELLWASRSHVIAENEREEARAAYDRAIETYRARRIEAKRIRESLVIP
- a CDS encoding DVUA0089 family protein, whose product is MKKFMAAWSIVMMMGMLSQAEAGFFSFSGEFQTDDTVQLFNFTLNSASDVTLQSFGYAGGTQADGNVVSAGGFDPILYLFDSSGNVIDFNDDGGFPDVNIDPVTGSTYDVYMEILGLGPGNYTVALSQYDNFLNGGIAGNLSDGFAFTGDPEFTQKFTGNSSGKFWDVNGFARNGQFAFDIVGVDSASLQSVPEPSSLALVTLGLASAGVIRRKRRNQANA